From the Solanum pennellii chromosome 4, SPENNV200 genome, one window contains:
- the LOC107017626 gene encoding BEACH domain-containing protein B isoform X3, with protein MNIVKGVAGLIRRSSGSHGGESSSGSPLEKFSPPTPFIHFSEVGDEAILNTLWSRYENAPDKVEKRRLIHIFLKQFLIVYRDWQPINPLQSPEDHSFVQPVDSQHSGDVVVGCSFGHPSEIIAVLIEEVAQMITLVNEHLSRNSSTITSEALPILDALTVITRSMHNCRVFGYYGGIQKLTALMKAAVVQLKAIASALSADEALSNPVAEKTAILQNILLYVVSIIGSFINLHFSTPEKTWLNSGFSEIFGPKRVEIHDIVTGVDVSDSETMIRWHQKAIVSVMEAGGLNWLVELLRVVKRLSMKEQDTDISLYYLTLRALQLALVDNPRGQNHFRSIGGLEVLLDGLGVASNSALRLRHFSTSDTSRNANILMCTFQLHVLSLEVLREAVFGNLNNLQFLSENGRVQKFANSFCSLAFMLQEYKEKSDNLFAQDDMEITVSSDNDTTGEEVLETKLSSKSSTPYLKNWHDYVSKLSAVLFTFLLSPEDAKADKSQASTVKSSLPVSSSYGELSVKWIIRVLLTVFPCIKACSNQKELPGHLRTFIYTLQHHVLSAFKKILVLLPSLLHVFRAEGAWDFIFSENFFFFGLESLGSSDDSLSKKGSSDDCNEQCCDSNGRTTSLNLHELEVLQTEVVSFFEFAATLTGSSHNLPECSILLEALELSACNPGVSNLLAKGLLQIMRSSSEKTLSSFRTLDAVPRVLKVACIQAQESKRHGIASPHSEDDPVPSLNQDMVNSFEMIHSWQNSMETFIELFTEFFSLTNDAKNSTLHSATCIDHLFDLFWEEQLRNRMLPLILDLMKIVPSSEEDQKAKLYLCSKYLETFTHVKDRANFVELSIDLLVGMIDLLLTDIEYYQALFRDGECFIHVVSLLNGNLDVPKGEELVLNVLQTLTCLLSGNDVSKAAFQALVGTGYQTLRSLLLDFCQWQPSEALLDALLDMLVDGKFDLKASPVIKNEDVILLYLSVLQKSSDSSRNQGLDIFLQLIRDSMSNQASCVKSGMLNFLLDWFPQEGKDTVVLKIAQLIQVIGGHSISGKDIRKIFALLRSEKVGSHQQYSSLLLTSMLSMLNEKGPTAFFDLNGVESGISIKSPVQWPLNKGFSFTCWLRVESFPRGAGTMGLFSFLTESGRGCIGVLGKDKLIYESINLKRQSVVLQVNLVRKKWHFLCLTHTIGRTFSGGSQLKCYLDGTLVSSERCRYAKVNEPLTCCTIGTKISLPSYEEESLTVSSKDPSAFYGQIGPVYLFNDSIASEHVQGIYSLGPSYMYSFLDNETAVHLDNPLPSGVLDVKDGLASKIIFGLNSQARNGRRLFNVSPVVDPGIDKSSFEANVLVGTQLCSRRLLQQIIYCVGGVSVFFPLFTKTDLYEIEEAKQAGQDLLTPITKERLTAEVIELIASVLDENLANQQQMLLLSGFPILGFLLQSVPPEQLNMDTLSALKHLLNVVANGGLSDMLVKDAISHIFLSPVIWVYSVYRVQRELYMFLIQQFDNDPRLLRSLCRLPRVLDIIRQFYWDDVKTRFAVGSKPLLHPVTKHVIGERPSKDEIHKIRLLLLSLGEMSLRQHISASDIKSLIAFFERSQDMACIEDVLHMVIRAVSQKQLLASFLEQVNLIGGCHIFVNLLERDFEPIRLLGLQFLGRLLVGLPLEKKGSKFFSIAVGRSKSLPEGLRKVSSRTQPIFSVISDRLFKFPQTDLLCATLFDVLLGGASPKQKHNQLDRQKSGRSSSQFFLPQILAIIFRFLSGCKDAPTRIKIIGDLLDLLDSNTTNIEALMEHGWNAWLDASVKLNAFKNYKLETKINDDTETSEQNLLRSFYCVVLCHYMHSIKGGWQHLEETVNFLLVQCEQGGIAYRHFLRDLYEDLVRKLLDLSAVENVLVTQPCRDNMLYLLKLVDEMLLSEMKFNLPYPSSNTEFSSEFLELEQLKDLGSALLDALQGEPDEKLSRSHVFKLPDTNEVEKIDDEWWNLCDNIWSAIGEMNGKGTSKMLPRSSQSVAPSLSQRARGLVESLNIPAAEMAAVVVSGGISNALAGKPNKPVDKAMLLRGEKCPRIVFRLIILYLCKSSLERASRCVQQIIPLLPCLLTADDEQSKSRLQLFIWALLAVRSHYGALDDGARFHVIAHIIRETVNCGKLMLATSIVSRDDSVESGSSTKEGSTIHNLIQKDRVLSAFADEVKYVKSSTADRTTQLHELRLRLDETTITDSNQKKAFEDEMRSSLNVILASDDNRRSSFQLAYDEQQQIVAGKWIHTFRSLIDERGPWSADPFPNSTLTHWKLDKTEDTWRRRQKLRRNYHFDEKLCRPTSTTPSIEALNPSIDAKSGFAAHIPEQMKRFLLKGIRRITDEGSSELNESESELSGQKPGSEDLSDRQYLEVVKESGDLKDITKEDLDCSSTQTESEDSEVLMSVPCVLVTPKRKLAGHLAVKKKFLHFFGEFLVEGTGGSSVFRNFDSSGKFDINKSEQLGGLQNHKFLKWPMSYDLDSERGRPINSIGAVNNDEHQKHPNNINRHRRWTIFKVKAVHWTRYLLRYTAIEIFFSDSTAPVFFNFASQKDAKDVGSLIVLNRNESLFPKGYRDKAGVISFVDRRVALEMAEIARERWKRREITNFEYLMALNTLAGRSYNDLTQYPVFPWILADYSSETLDFNKSSTFRDLSKPVGALDAKRFEVFEDRYRSFSDPDIPSFYYGSHYSSMGIVLFYLLRLEPFTALHRNLQGGKFDHADRLFHSIGGTYRNCLSNTSDVKELIPEFFYMPEFLINSNSYHFGVKQDGERIADICLPPWAKGCAEEFVSKNREALESEYVSSNLHQWIDLVFGYKQRGKPAVEAANIFYYLTYEDAVDLDTMDDELQRSAIEDQIANFGQTPIQLFRKKHPRRGPPIPIAHPLRFAPGSINLTSMVSCASSCPSATLYVNVLDSNIVLVNQGLSMSVKTWVTTQLQSGGNFTFSSSQDPFFGIGSDILPPRKIGSPLAENIELGAQCFGTLSTPSEIFLITCGTCENSFQVISLTDGRMVQSIRQHKDVVSCISVTSDGSILATGSYDTTVMIWEIVRIRTSEKRVKHTQAEVPRKDCIIAEAPFHILCGHDDVITCLYASIELDIVISGSKDGTCVFHTLRDGRYVRSLRHPSGSPLSKLVASRHGRIVLYSDDDLSLHLYSINGKHISSSESNGRLNCLELSSCGEFLVCAGDQGLIIVRSMNSLEIVGKYNGIGKIVTSLTVTPEECFIAGTKDGSLLVYSIENPQLRKTSIPRNLKSKTSMT; from the exons GTTGAAAAGAGAAGATTAATTCATATCTTTTTGAAGCAATTCCTAATTGTGTACCGTGATTGGCAACCAATTAACCCTCTTCAGTCTCCTGAGGATCATAGCTTTGTGCAGCCGGTGGATTCACAGCATTCTGGAGATGTTGTGGTCGGCTGTTCTTTTGGACATCCTTCTGAAATTATAGCTGTCCTCATTGAGGAAGTTGCACAAATGATAACGCTTGTTAATGAAC ACTTATCAAGAAATTCTTCTACAATAACCTCCGAAGCGCTGCCTATCTTGGATGCTTTGACTGTTATTACTCGGTCGATGCACAATTGCAGAGTTTTTGGCTACTATGGTGGTATTCAGAAGCTTACGGCATTAATGAAGG CTGCTGTTGTCCAACTGAAGGCTATTGCTAGTGCTCTTTCGGCAGATGAAGCTTTGTCGAACCCTGTTGCAGAGAAGACTGCAATTCTCCAGAACATTCTTTTATATGTGGTGTCTATTATTGGTAGCTTTATTAACTTGCATTTCAGCACACCCGAAAAGACTTGGTTGAATAGTGGTTTCTCGGAGATTTTTGGGCCTAAACGTGTTGAAATACATGACATTGTTACCGGAGTAGATGTGTCTGATTCTGAAACAATGATAAGGTGGCATCAAAAGGCAATTGTCTCTGTAATGGAAGCTGGTGGTCTTAACTGGTTAGTAG agCTGTTGCGTGTTGTGAAGAGGTTGAGTATGAAGGAGCAGGATACAGATATTTCACTTTATTATCTAACTCTTAGAGCTCTTCAATTAGCATTAGTTGATAACCCTCGCGGTCAGAATCATTTTCGAAGTATTGGAGGACTGGAAGTTCTGTTGGATGGACTGGGAGTTGCATCTAACAGTGCTCTGCGATTGAGACACTTCTCAACTTCAGATACATCAAG GAATGCCAATATTTTAATGTGTACGTTCCAGCTCCATGTTCTCTCGTTGGAGGTTCTTAGAGAGGCGGT CTTtggaaatttgaataatttgCAATTTTTATCAGAAAATGGACGAGTGCAGAAGTTCGCAAATAGCTTTTGTTCACTTGCATTCATGCTTCAAGAGTACAAGGAGAAAAGTGACAACTTGTTTGCCCAGGATGACATGGAAATAACTGTTTCTAGTGATAATGATACAACTGGGGAAGAAGTTCTAGAAACAAAACTTTCTAGTAAATCCAGTACACCTTACTTAAAGAATTGGCACGACTATGTTTCCAAGCTTAGTGCTGTCCTTTTCACTTTCCTTCTTTCACCAGAAGATGCAAAGGCAGATAAAAGCCAAGCATCCACTGTAAAAAGTAGCTTGCCAGTCTCTTCATCATATGGAGAACTTTCTGTAAAGTGGATCATTAGAGTTCTCCTCACAGTCTTTCCATGCATAAAAGCATGCTCAAATCAGAAGGAGCTGCCTGGTCACTTAAG GACTTTTATCTACACCCTTCAGCATCATGTTCTATCTGCATTCAAGAAAATTCTGGTGTTGTTGCCATCTTTGCTACATGTATTCCGGGCAGAAGGAGCTTGGGACTTTATCTTCTCggagaatttctttttttttggccTAGAATCGCTAGGTTCTTCTGACGATTCGTTATCAAAGAAAGGTTCTTCTGATGATTGTAATGAACAGTGTTGTGATTCAAATGGCAGAACCACTAGCCTAAATCTTCATGAGCTTGAAGTTCTTCAGACAGAAGTGGTTTCATTTTTCGAGTTTGCAGCAACTTTAACTGGAAGTTCTCACAACTTG CCTGAGTGCTCCATTTTGCTGGAGGCTCTTGAACTTTCTGCTTGTAATCCCGGGGTTTCAAATCTTCTTGCTAAGGGCCTACTTCAAATAATGCGGTCTTCATCAGAGAAAACTCTTTCTTCTTTTAGAACACTTGATGCAGTTCCTCGTGTCCTCAAAGTTGCCTGCATTCAGGCGCAAGAGTCCAAAAGGCACGGCATTGCTAGTCCTCACTCTGAGGATGATCCTGTTCCTTCTCTAAACCAAGATATGGTGAATTCTTTCGAGATGATTCATAGTTGGCAGAACAGCATGGAAACTTTTATTGAACTCTTCACAGAATTTTTCTCTCTTACAAATGATGCCAAAAACTCTACTTTGCACAGTGCTACCTGCATTGATCATTTGTTTGATTTGTTTTGGGAAGAACAATTGAGAAATCGCATGCTTCCTCTTATTCTTGATTTGATGAAG ATTGTTCCATCTTCTGAGGAGGACCAGAAAGCGAAATTGTATTTATGTTCTAAGTATCTGGAAACATTTACTCATGTCAAGGACCGGGCGAACTTTGTAGAATTGTCTATTGATCTATTGGTTGGGATGATTGATTTACTTTTGACAGATATAGAG TATTATCAAGCTTTATTTCGTGATGGCGAGTGTTTTATACATGTTGTATCCTTGCTAAACGGGAACCTTGATGTGCCCAAAGGTGAAGAACTGGTTCTGAATGTCCTCCAAACACTTACCTGCTTGCTTTCTGGGAACGATGTGTCAAAG GCTGCGTTTCAAGCTCTTGTGGGCACAGGTTATCAGACTTTGCGTAGCTTGCTGTTGGACTTCTGCCAATGGCAACCAAGTGAGGCGCTTTTAGATGCTCTGCTTGATATGTTGGTTGATGGGAAGTTTGATCTCAAGGCAAGCCCTGTAATAAAG AATGAAGATGTCATCTTGCTTTATCTCAGTGTCCTGCAAAAG AGCAGTGACTCATCGCGGAATCAGGGGCTTGATATTTTTCTTCAGCTTATAAGAGATTCAATGTCCAATCAAGCTTCTTGTGTCAAATCAGGGATGCTAAACTTTCTTCTTGATTGGTTTCCCCAAGAGGGCAAGGACACCGTTGTCTTGAAAATTGCCCAATTAATTCAGGTCATTGGTGGGCATAGCATTTCTGGAAAAGATATACGCAAAATCTTTGCTTTACTCCGGAGTGAGAAAGTAGGGTCACATCAGCAGTACAGCTCATTGCTTTTGACCAGCATGCTGTCAATGCTCAACGAGAAGGGACCAACTGCCTTCTTTGATCTCAATGGGGTGGAATCG GGAATTTCAATTAAGAGTCCAGTTCAGTGGCCATTGAATAAGGGGTTCTCTTTTACTTGTTGGCTAAGGGTAGAAAGCTTTCCTAGAGGTGCTGGAACAATGGGGCTTTTCAGTTTTCTCACTGAAAGTGGAAGAGGATGCATTGGTGTTCTTGGAAAAGACAAGCTTATATATGAG TCAATTAATCTGAAAAGGCAATCCGTTGTGCTGCAAGTCAATCTTGTTAGAAAGAAGTGGCATTTTTTGTGTTTAACACATACAATTGGTAGGACATTTTCTGGAGGTAGCCAACTGAAGTGTTATTTGGATGGAACTCTTGTATCCTCCGAAAGATGCAG ATATGCAAAGGTAAATGAGCCTCTGACTTGTTGCACTATTGGCACGAAAATTAGTCTACCTTCCTACGAGGAAGAGAGTCTTACAGTTTCTTCGAAAGATCCATCTGCTTTCTATGGTCAGATTGGTCCAGTCTACTTGTTCAACGATTCCATTGCTTCTGAACATGTGCAAGGCATCTACTCTTTAGGACCTAGCTACATGTATTCCTTCCTGGATAATGAAACTGCAGTTCATTTGGATAACCCATTGCCCAGTGGAGTGCTTGATGTTAAAGATGGTCTGGCATCCAAAATTATATTTGGACTTAATTCACAG GCACGTAATGGAAGACGTTTATTTAATGTTTCGCCTGTGGTGGATCCTGGAATAGATAAAAGTTCATTCGAAGCAAATGTATTGGTTGGGACACAGCTGTGTTCTAGACGACTGCTTCAACAGATCATATATTGTGTTGGGGGCGTCTCTGTGTTTTTCCCTCTTTTCACTAAAACTGATTTGTATGAAATAGAAGAAGCTAAGCAAGCTGGCCAAGATTTACTTACCCCAATTACAAAGGAGCGCTTAACTGCTGAAGTTATTGAACTTATAGCTTCTGTTCTGGATGAGAATTTAGCCAATCAACAACAGATGCTTCTTCTTTCTGGATTTCCAATACTGGGTTTCTTGCTGCAGTCAGTTCCACCTGAGCAATTAAATATGGATACACTGTCTGCTTTGAAACATTTGTTGAATGTGGTTGCAAATGGTG gCCTGTCAGATATGCTAGTCAAGGATGCTATATCCCATATATTTCTCAGCCCTGTTATATGGGTCTACTCGGTTTACAGGGTTCAACGTGAACTGTATATGTTTCTCATCCAGCAATTCGATAATGATCCAAGGTTGCTGAGAAGTTTATGTAGGCTCCCACGTGTTCTTGACATAATTCGGCAGTTTTACTGGGATGATGTCAAAACTCGTTTTGCTGTTGGAAGCAAGCCTCTTTTACATCCTGTAACAAAGCACGTTATTGGGGAGAGACCTAGCAAAGATGAAATACATAAAATTCGTCTCCTTCTATTGAGTCTTGGTGAAATGAGTCTCAG GCAGCACATTTCAGCATCAGATATAAAATCTCTCATAGCCTTTTTTGAGCGTAGCCAGGACATGGCTTGTATTGAAGATGTTCTGCATATGGTTATTCGAGCTGTTTCCCAGAAACAGCTACTTGCTTCTTTCCTTGAACAAGTCAATTTGATTGGTGGCTGTCACATATTTGTAAATCTTCTTGAAAG GGACTTTGAACCCATCAGGCTACTAGGTCTGCAGTTCCTTGGACGACTATTGGTTGGTCTTCCGTTGGAGAAGAAAGGATCAAAATTTTTCAGTATTGCTGTTGGCAGATCAAAATCTCTTCCAGAGGGCCTTAGGAAAGTTAGTTCAAGGACACAGCCCATTTTCTCAGTTATATCTGACAGACTGTTCAAATTTCCTCAGACGGATCTCTTATGTGCGACATTATTTGATGTTCTTCTTGGAGGTGCCAGCCCTAAACAG AAGCATAATCAACTTGACCGTCAAAAAAGTGGCAGAAGTAGCTCTCAGTTTTTCCTTCCTCAGATTTTAGCcattattttcagatttttgtcTG GTTGCAAGGATGCTCCTacaagaataaaaattattggCGATCTACTTGATCTTCTCGATTCAAATACTACAAACATTGAAGCTCTAATG GAACACGGTTGGAATGCATGGCTGGATGCCTCCGTGAAGCTTAATGCATTCAAAAACTACAAATTGGAGACGAAAATTAATGATGACACTGAAACGAGTGAGCAAAATCTATTGAGGAGTTTCTACTGTGTTGTTCTTTGTCATTATATGCATTCTATAAAAGGTGGCTGGCAACACTTGGAGGAGACTGTGAACTTTCTCCTTGTACAATGTGAACAA GGTGGCATTGCTTATAGGCACTTTCTTCGTGATCTGTACGAGGACTTAGTCCGTAAGTTGTTAGACTTATCTGCAGTGGAGAATGTTCTTGTCACTCAGCCTTGTCGAGACAACATGCTGTATCTTTTAAAACTTGTTGATGAGATGCTTCTTTCTGAAATGAAGTTTAATCTTCCG TATCCATCCAGCAACACAGAATTTTCTTCAGAGTTCTTAGAACTAGAACAGCTGAAAGATCTTGGTTCTGCTTTACTTGATGCCCTCCAAGGAGAACCTGATGAGAAGCTATCGAG GAGTCATGTTTTCAAGCTGCCTGACACTAATGAAGTTGAGAAAATTGACGACGAGTGGTGGAATTTATGTGACAATATTTGGAGTGCTATAGGTGAGATGAATGGCAAGGGAACAAGCAAGATGTTACCCAGGTCCTCACAGTCAGTTGCACCATCACTTAGCCAAAGAGCCCGTGGCTTGGTAGAATCACTGAATATACCAGCTGCAGAAATGGCTGCAGTTGTTGTATCTGGGGGAATTAGCAATGCTTTGGCTGGAAAACCCAACAAGCCTGTTGATAAGGCTATGCTTTTAAGAGGGGAAAAGTGTCCAAGAATTGTATTTCGGTTGATTATTCTATATCTTTGTAAATCATCGCTTGAACGAGCATCTCGATGTGTTCAACAGATTATCCCTCTTCTACCTTGCCTTCTGACTGCTGATGATGAGCAAAGCAAGAGCCGTTTGCAGCTTTTCATTTG GGCATTACTCGCAGTTAGGTCTCATTATGGGGCACTGGACGATGGGGCTAGATTTCATGTTATAGCTCACATAATTCGGGAAACTGTCAATTGCGGGAAACTGATGCTAGCTACAAGTATAGTGAGCAGAGATGATTCTGTAGAATCAGGGAGCAGTACTAAAGAGGGAAGCACCATTCACAATCTGATTCAAAAGGATCGTGTGCTTTCTGCG TTTGCTGATGAAGTAAAATATGTCAAGAGTTCAACAGCAGATAGGACCACACAGTTGCATGAGCTTCGTCTGAGGTTGGATGAAACGACAATCACAGATTCCAACCAAAAGAAAGCTTTTGAAGATGAAATGCGGAGTAGTTTAAATGTCATTCTTGCCTCTGATGACAACAGAAGAAGTTCTTTCCAATTAGCATATGATGAGCAACAGCAAATTGTTGCT GGCAAGTGGATTCACACTTTTCGCTCTCTTATTGATGAAAGGGGTCCTTGGTCAGCTGATCCTTTCCCAAACAGCACATTAACACACTGGAAACTTGATAAAACAGAGGACACATGGCGTCGCCGACAAAAGTTGAGAAGGAATTATCATTTTGATGAAAAACTTTGTCGTCCTACCTCTACCACACCTAGTATTGAGGCTCTTAATCCTTCCATTGATGCCAAATCTGGTTTTGCGGCACATATTCCAGAGCAAATGAAGAGGTTCTTGCTGAAAGGAATTAGGAGGATTACTGATGAGGGTTCATCTGAATTGAATGAAAGCGAGAGCGAGCTTAGTGGGCAAAAGCCTGGCTCCGAAGACTTGTCCGATAGACAGTATTTGGAGGTCGTAAAAGAAAGTGGTGATCTGAAGGACATCACTAAGGAGGACTTAGATTGCTCCTCCACCCAGACGGAATCAGAGGATAGTGAG GTTCTCATGTCAGTCCCCTGTGTCCTTGTTACACCAAAGAGAAAGTTGGCTGGACATTTAGCagtgaaaaagaaatttttgcATTTCTTTGGTGAGTTTCTTGTCGAAGGTACAGGAGGGTCATCTGTTTTCAGAAATTTTGACTCTTCTGGTAAGTTTGATATCAACAAGTCGGAGCAGTTAGGGGGACTCCAAAATCACAAATTTCTCAAGTGGCCCATGAGTTATGATTTAGATAGTGAGAGAGGGAGACCCATTAATAGCATTGGTGCTGTCAATAATGATGAGCATCAAAAGCATCCTAACAACATTAATCGGCACAGGAGATGGACAATCTTCAAG GTAAAGGCTGTCCATTGGACTAGATATTTGCTAAGATATACAGCGATTGAAATTTTCTTCAGTGATTCCACTGCTCCTGTATTTTTTAACTTTGCTTCGCAAAAGGATGCCAAAGACGTTGGAAGCTTAATAGTTCTAAACAGAAACGAAAGTTTGTTTCCCAAGGGTTACAGGGACAAGGCTGGAGTTATTTCTTTTGTGGACAGACGTGTGGCATTGGAGATGGCAGAAATTGCTAGAGAACGATGGAAGAGGAGGGAGATAACAAACTTTGAGTATTTGATGGCTCTGAACACTCTAGCTGGGAGATCTTACAATGATTTGACCCAGTATCCCGTGTTCCCTTGGATTCTAGCTGATTATTCGTCGGAAACTCTTGATTTTAACAAATCTTCTACCTTTAGGGATCTATCAAAACCTGTTGGAGCACTGGATGCTAAAAGGTTCGAG GTTTTTGAGGATAGATATCGCAGCTTCTCTGACCCTGATATTCCCAG TTTCTACTATGGTTCTCATTACTCGAGCATGGGAATTGTGCTATTTTACCTCCTGAGACTGGAACCTTTTACAGCCCTCCACCGTAATCTTCAG GGTGGCAAATTCGATCATGCTGACCGGCTTTTTCATAGCATTGGAGGAACATATCGGAATTGTCTTTCTAATACAAGTGATGTGAAAGAGTTGATTCCTGAATTTTTTTACATGCCAGAATTTCTGATCAACTCAAATTCATATCATTTTGGTGTCAAACAAGATGGAGAACGAATAGCTGATATTTGCCTACCTCCATGGGCTAAG GGGTGTGCTGAGGAATTTGTTAGTAAGAACAGAGAGGCCCTTGAAAGTGAATATGTGAGCTCAAATCTACATCAATGGATTGATTTGGTATTTGGCTACAAGCAGCGGGGAAAACCAGCAGTTGAG GCAgcaaatattttttactatttgacATATGAAGATGCTGTGGATCTGGATACCATGGATGATGAATTGCAAAGGTCTGCCATAGAAGATCAAATTGCCAACTTTGGTCAAACACCAATTCAACTTTTCCGGAAGAAACATCCTAGAAGAGGACCTCCGATTCCAATTGCTCATCCTCTACGATTTGCCCCTGGTTCTATTAACCTAACGTCAATGGTTTCATGTGCAAGCAGTTGTCCGTCAGCTACTCTGTATGTTAATGTGCTGGACTCGAACATTGTTCTTGTGAACCAGGGCCTCAGCATGTCTGTTAAGACATGGGTGACCACCCAATTGCAGTCCGGTGGGAACTTTACCTTCTCTAGCTCACAG GATCCTTTTTTCGGGATTGGTTCTGATATCCTTCCTCCTCGGAAAATCGGGAGTCCTCTGGCTGAAAATATCGAGCTTGGAGCACAATGCTTTGGAACATTATCAACACCGtctgaaatttttttgataacatGTGGTACCTGCGAAAACAGCTTTCAGGTTATTTCGCTAACTGATGGAAGAATGGTACAGAGCATTAGACAACATAAAGATGTTGTGAGCTGCATTTCAG TTACATCTGATGGAA